A single window of Puniceicoccus vermicola DNA harbors:
- a CDS encoding sulfatase-like hydrolase/transferase — protein MKQKPFIRRTLLAAALLITLGLPAGAQQTDYQNQVKNPRGSTTGPTDAPGYDHPNQYLHLQATEIADNMEPVIVHSSEVKNAQEKLAAMEKKTGKKPNILIFLTDDVGWLDYGFNGGGVAVGNPTPNIDKIANQGLILTSAYSTPSCSPTRVTIMTGQNPLHHGVLRPPMYGEPGGLDGKTTLANILKKLGYRTQGVGKWHMGENKGSLPQNVGFDDYYGFLGVSDMYTEWRDVYFNPEVALSPERFKMMEKLGFNHYNVHCTPEKGAENLYEIDLESIQNLDQDWAAYSENFLDEMKGSDQPFFLYHATRAAHFDNYPNHEFAGKSPARTVFSDGIVEIDDIFGRLVKKLEENGQLDNTLIIFGSDNGPEMEVPPHGRSPFRGGKGSSWEGGVRVPTFVYWKDVIEPRKSDGLFDYADIFNTCISVAGKPGAEVASFLPEDRYTDGVDQVPFIFADEGQSTRKSRIYTLNAHVSAVRVDEFKMHFVVELQDAIFSRGFTGGFSGSVVTETGGATATNLYTNPGEDISDGIRHLPITIPLGDEATRYNKVLAKYPPNIQVVMPGRIK, from the coding sequence ATGAAGCAAAAACCATTCATCCGGCGAACCCTACTCGCCGCAGCCCTGCTGATTACTCTCGGATTGCCTGCGGGCGCCCAGCAGACTGATTACCAGAACCAAGTCAAAAATCCGCGGGGAAGCACCACCGGTCCAACCGACGCACCCGGATACGATCATCCCAACCAATACCTCCATCTACAAGCGACGGAGATAGCCGACAATATGGAGCCTGTGATCGTTCACTCGAGCGAGGTCAAAAACGCGCAGGAGAAATTGGCTGCCATGGAGAAGAAAACGGGCAAGAAGCCAAACATTCTCATCTTCCTGACCGACGATGTCGGGTGGCTCGACTACGGATTTAACGGCGGTGGGGTCGCTGTCGGAAACCCGACACCGAACATCGATAAAATCGCCAACCAGGGCCTAATCCTCACTTCCGCCTACTCCACCCCCTCCTGCTCGCCGACACGCGTAACGATCATGACCGGACAAAACCCTCTCCACCACGGGGTTCTCCGGCCGCCCATGTACGGGGAACCTGGAGGACTCGACGGGAAAACCACCCTCGCCAATATTTTGAAGAAACTCGGCTACCGCACCCAAGGCGTTGGCAAATGGCATATGGGAGAAAACAAAGGGTCTCTTCCTCAAAATGTCGGTTTCGATGACTACTACGGCTTCCTGGGCGTCTCCGACATGTACACGGAATGGCGGGACGTTTACTTCAACCCGGAAGTCGCTCTGAGCCCCGAACGGTTCAAGATGATGGAAAAGCTCGGCTTCAATCACTACAACGTGCACTGCACTCCCGAAAAAGGGGCCGAGAACCTCTACGAGATCGATCTCGAATCGATTCAGAACCTCGATCAGGACTGGGCCGCCTACAGCGAGAACTTCCTCGACGAGATGAAGGGCAGCGATCAGCCGTTTTTCCTCTATCACGCCACCCGCGCCGCTCACTTCGACAACTATCCAAACCACGAGTTTGCTGGAAAGTCCCCGGCACGCACGGTGTTTTCGGACGGCATCGTTGAAATCGACGACATTTTCGGCCGCTTGGTCAAGAAGCTCGAAGAAAACGGACAGCTGGACAACACACTGATCATCTTTGGCTCGGACAACGGACCGGAGATGGAAGTTCCGCCACACGGTCGCTCCCCCTTCCGCGGAGGCAAAGGTTCCTCATGGGAAGGCGGCGTCCGGGTCCCCACCTTCGTTTACTGGAAGGACGTAATCGAACCTCGCAAGAGTGACGGCCTCTTTGACTATGCCGACATCTTCAACACCTGCATCTCCGTCGCCGGAAAACCCGGAGCCGAGGTCGCTTCCTTCCTGCCGGAAGATCGCTACACGGATGGAGTGGACCAAGTCCCCTTCATCTTTGCGGATGAAGGTCAATCGACTCGCAAGAGCCGGATCTATACGCTGAACGCCCACGTATCGGCCGTTCGAGTGGATGAGTTCAAGATGCACTTTGTCGTTGAGCTGCAGGATGCCATCTTCTCACGAGGATTCACCGGGGGCTTCAGCGGATCCGTAGTCACTGAGACTGGTGGAGCCACCGCGACCAACCTCTACACGAATCCCGGAGAGGACATTTCCGACGGCATCCGCCATCTCCCGATCACCATCCCGCTCGGAGATGAAGCGACCCGCTACAACAAGGTCCTCGCCAAGTATCCACCGAATATCCAGGTGGTTATGCCAGGACGGATCAAGTAA
- the rpsM gene encoding 30S ribosomal protein S13 translates to MPRILGVDIPGNKKLPFALRYIYGIGPTRADQVVAESGLDADMRAHELSEEQLNSLASIVADKQFIVEGDLRREVAGNIKRLQAIRSNRGIRHQRGLPVRGQRTSTNARTRKGGPKTVGVVRKK, encoded by the coding sequence ATGCCACGAATTTTAGGAGTAGATATTCCCGGGAACAAGAAGCTTCCGTTCGCCCTTCGCTACATCTACGGAATTGGACCCACCCGGGCCGATCAAGTTGTTGCCGAATCTGGGCTGGACGCTGATATGCGAGCTCATGAGCTTTCCGAGGAACAGTTGAACAGCTTGGCTTCAATCGTTGCAGACAAGCAGTTCATTGTGGAAGGTGATCTTCGTCGCGAAGTAGCCGGAAACATCAAGCGTTTACAGGCCATCCGGTCAAACCGGGGCATCCGTCACCAGCGTGGGCTGCCCGTTCGTGGTCAGCGCACCAGCACCAATGCACGCACCCGCAAGGGCGGTCCGAAGACCGTCGGCGTGGTTCGCAAGAAGTAA
- the rpsK gene encoding 30S ribosomal protein S11, with the protein MSEEEVKEESTEELSATAATDEAQEEKPVKQEETAADLLKSDLGDLKIRKAKGSKNITVGVCNVLATFNNTKVSFADTKGNVISWSSAGKCNFRGSRKSTAYASQVVTQTAGRVAMSHGLKEVVVKLKGPGMGRDSAVRALQALGLIVTEIIDVTPVPHNGCRAPKRRRV; encoded by the coding sequence ATGAGCGAAGAGGAAGTCAAAGAAGAATCCACCGAAGAGCTTTCCGCTACGGCAGCTACTGACGAAGCGCAGGAAGAAAAGCCCGTTAAGCAGGAAGAGACGGCCGCCGATCTCTTGAAGAGCGATCTCGGTGATCTCAAAATCCGCAAGGCCAAGGGCAGCAAGAACATCACCGTCGGCGTTTGCAACGTTCTCGCCACCTTTAACAACACTAAGGTCTCTTTCGCTGACACCAAGGGGAACGTGATTTCCTGGTCCAGCGCCGGTAAGTGCAACTTCCGCGGTTCGCGTAAGTCGACTGCCTATGCTTCTCAGGTCGTAACTCAGACCGCTGGCCGCGTCGCAATGTCGCACGGTCTCAAGGAAGTCGTGGTAAAACTTAAGGGACCAGGCATGGGTCGTGACTCTGCCGTTCGTGCCCTCCAAGCTCTCGGGCTCATCGTGACGGAAATCATCGACGTCACTCCCGTCCCCCACAACGGCTGCCGCGCACCGAAGCGCCGCCGCGTCTGA
- the rpsD gene encoding 30S ribosomal protein S4, producing the protein MARYTGPSTRINRRFGMALFPSNRAFENKPYPPGQHGPRLRRKKSEYAIGLDEKQKLRFLFGLTEKQFRITFEKAKNRRGVTGEIFLQLLETRLDSVVYTMGMARTRRAARQFVNHGHVLVNGHKVDIPSYQVAPGDKISVREATSSRALATQNLADNQFRAVPQWITVNADLLEATTNRVPTRDEMDHSVNEQLIVEFYSR; encoded by the coding sequence ATGGCTCGATACACAGGACCCTCGACCCGCATTAACCGTCGCTTTGGGATGGCTCTTTTCCCTTCGAACCGTGCGTTCGAAAATAAGCCTTACCCTCCCGGCCAGCATGGACCTCGCCTCCGCCGCAAGAAGAGTGAGTACGCCATCGGTCTCGACGAGAAGCAGAAGCTGCGCTTTCTCTTCGGTCTTACCGAGAAGCAATTCCGCATCACCTTCGAAAAGGCGAAAAACCGTCGTGGGGTTACCGGTGAGATCTTCCTCCAACTCCTCGAGACTCGTCTCGATAGCGTGGTTTACACCATGGGAATGGCTCGCACTCGTCGCGCCGCCCGCCAGTTTGTCAACCACGGTCACGTCCTCGTGAATGGTCACAAAGTTGACATCCCGAGCTACCAAGTTGCTCCGGGAGACAAGATTTCTGTGCGTGAGGCTACTTCCTCCCGCGCCCTGGCAACTCAGAACCTCGCCGACAATCAGTTCCGCGCCGTTCCGCAGTGGATCACCGTCAACGCAGATTTGCTGGAAGCGACCACCAATCGCGTCCCGACTCGTGACGAGATGGATCACTCCGTCAACGAACAGTTGATCGTTGAGTTTTACAGCCGATAA
- a CDS encoding DNA-directed RNA polymerase subunit alpha, which translates to MPKRLAKFELPKRLTKVEESATETYSMFVAEPFETGYGHTIGNSLRRVLLSSIEGAAISSVKIDGVQHEFQTIEGVVEDVTDIVLNLKRILIMSHSKEPVNLIISADKEGQITAADIQEDSNIEILNPDQVICTLDHKMAFRAEIEVKVGRGYCTGEENKKDDQPIGVIPIDSLFSPVRLVKYSVENTRVGQMTDYDKLILEITTDGRVTPDDALKQTAAILRHHLDVFDEVSEEEIEFENEASEVSEEQNRLRKLLNMSVNEIELSVRAANCLNNANITTVGELSMKNEQEMLKYRNFGKKSLNEIKAKLEQLGLSLGMKIDERLLDKKKD; encoded by the coding sequence ATGCCCAAGAGACTTGCCAAATTCGAGCTGCCTAAGCGCCTTACCAAGGTCGAGGAATCTGCGACTGAGACTTACTCAATGTTCGTAGCCGAGCCTTTTGAAACGGGTTACGGCCACACGATCGGAAACTCTCTGCGGCGCGTCCTCCTGAGCTCGATCGAAGGGGCTGCGATTTCGTCCGTGAAGATCGACGGAGTTCAACACGAATTCCAGACGATCGAAGGCGTGGTCGAAGACGTTACCGACATCGTCCTCAACCTGAAGCGCATCCTGATCATGTCCCACTCGAAAGAGCCGGTTAACCTGATCATCAGCGCCGACAAGGAAGGCCAAATCACCGCTGCCGATATCCAAGAAGACTCGAACATCGAGATCTTGAATCCCGATCAGGTGATTTGCACCTTGGACCACAAGATGGCCTTCCGTGCGGAGATCGAAGTTAAAGTCGGTCGCGGTTACTGCACCGGTGAGGAGAACAAGAAGGATGACCAACCGATTGGCGTCATTCCGATCGACTCCCTCTTCAGCCCAGTTCGCCTGGTGAAGTATTCGGTTGAGAATACTCGCGTCGGCCAAATGACCGATTACGACAAGCTCATCCTCGAGATCACGACCGATGGCCGTGTCACTCCAGATGACGCCCTCAAGCAGACCGCTGCGATTCTCCGCCACCACCTCGACGTCTTCGACGAAGTTTCCGAGGAGGAAATCGAATTCGAGAACGAAGCCAGCGAAGTCAGCGAAGAGCAAAACCGTCTCCGTAAGCTGCTCAACATGAGCGTTAACGAGATCGAGCTTTCAGTTCGGGCAGCTAACTGCCTGAACAACGCGAATATCACCACTGTTGGTGAACTTTCGATGAAGAATGAGCAAGAAATGCTCAAATACCGTAATTTTGGTAAGAAGTCGCTCAACGAGATCAAAGCCAAGCTCGAGCAGCTCGGTCTTTCCCTCGGAATGAAGATCGATGAGCGTCTTCTTGATAAGAAAAAGGACTGA
- the rplQ gene encoding 50S ribosomal protein L17, with amino-acid sequence MRHLKHRHKLGVKTAHRGALLANLTASLILHKRIQTTLAKAKALRPFAEQVITLAKKAHAAEDPARKLHYRRLAVSKVRDQEAVALLFSERVEEFLNRPGGYTRIYKLVPRQGDAANVAIIELIDADDEGYTKPKKTRKRSRRSSKKAEASAEESTKEEAPAAESAEAPATEATAEESAEATSEESGSEKK; translated from the coding sequence ATGCGTCATTTAAAGCACCGTCACAAGCTTGGAGTTAAGACCGCCCACCGCGGCGCTCTCCTCGCAAACCTCACTGCCAGTTTGATCCTGCACAAACGGATCCAAACGACCCTTGCGAAGGCTAAGGCTCTCCGTCCGTTCGCGGAACAGGTGATCACCCTCGCGAAGAAGGCTCACGCCGCCGAAGATCCGGCTCGCAAGCTGCACTATCGTCGCTTGGCCGTCTCGAAGGTTCGGGATCAGGAAGCCGTTGCGCTTCTTTTCTCGGAACGCGTTGAAGAGTTTTTGAATCGTCCCGGTGGATACACTCGTATCTACAAGCTCGTTCCCCGTCAGGGTGACGCGGCAAACGTTGCGATCATCGAATTGATCGACGCCGACGACGAAGGCTACACCAAGCCCAAGAAGACCCGCAAGCGCTCACGTCGCTCTTCCAAGAAGGCAGAAGCCTCCGCTGAAGAATCGACGAAAGAAGAAGCACCCGCAGCAGAATCGGCTGAAGCTCCCGCAACGGAAGCAACTGCTGAAGAATCTGCGGAAGCGACTTCTGAAGAGTCCGGTTCGGAAAAGAAATAG
- a CDS encoding hydrogenase nickel incorporation protein HypA, protein MFDVPLPIFFTVFVTTGVVLIFALWIYYDRMGVRRHDRLNQTVFHCVRCGKLYGVHGEVKQAECPDCNLKNIPLRF, encoded by the coding sequence ATGTTCGACGTTCCGCTTCCGATCTTTTTCACCGTTTTCGTCACGACTGGCGTCGTCTTGATCTTTGCCCTTTGGATCTATTATGATCGGATGGGGGTCAGACGACACGATCGGCTGAACCAAACCGTCTTCCACTGCGTTCGTTGTGGGAAGCTCTACGGGGTTCACGGCGAGGTAAAACAGGCCGAGTGCCCGGATTGTAATTTAAAAAATATTCCACTGCGGTTTTAA
- the guaA gene encoding glutamine-hydrolyzing GMP synthase, with product MKSQKIAVLDFGSQYTQVIARRIRECNVYSKIFPYNVSAETLREEGIQGLILSGGPASVLREDSPRPDPAIFELGVPILGICYGVQLIAFMMGGEVKRSDRREYGHGTLRTVRESRLLASLPGEIRVWNSHGDRIIRLPEGFETVAETENSEFAGIEHPEKEIFGLQFHPEVSHTECGSEILRNFLFKVCGCTGDWSMANFIERSVEDIRKFVGKEHVVLGLSGGVDSSVAAALIHKAIGDQLTCVFVDNGLLRLHEREQVELLFRENFSMDLRVESQADLFLDRLKGIEDPEEKRKKIGNAFVEVFEMAIKKIGDVTFLAQGTLYPDVIESVSIDGNPAALIKSHHNVGGLPEKMRLKLLEPLRNLFKDEVRLLGRELGLPKDVLWRQPFPGPGLGVRVLGEVKEEYLEILRRADAILQEEMVTADFYYKVWQSFCVFLPVRTVGVMGDERTYDYVVALRIVESADAMTADWARMPHDLIRKISNRIINEVDGVNRVVLDVSSKPPSTIEWE from the coding sequence ATGAAGTCGCAGAAGATCGCCGTCCTGGATTTTGGGTCACAGTACACCCAGGTCATTGCCCGCCGCATTCGGGAATGTAATGTTTATTCGAAGATTTTTCCGTACAACGTTTCGGCGGAAACTCTTCGCGAGGAGGGGATCCAAGGGCTGATTTTGTCAGGAGGGCCTGCGAGTGTCTTGCGTGAAGATTCTCCCCGTCCCGATCCAGCAATCTTTGAGCTCGGGGTGCCGATCCTCGGCATTTGCTACGGGGTCCAGTTGATTGCCTTCATGATGGGGGGTGAGGTCAAGCGGAGTGATCGGCGTGAGTATGGTCATGGCACCCTTCGCACCGTTCGCGAGAGCCGCTTGCTGGCTTCCTTGCCGGGGGAAATCCGAGTCTGGAATTCTCACGGAGACCGGATTATCCGTCTTCCGGAGGGATTCGAGACGGTCGCGGAGACAGAGAACTCCGAGTTCGCTGGCATCGAGCATCCAGAGAAGGAAATTTTCGGACTTCAGTTCCACCCGGAAGTATCGCACACCGAATGCGGATCCGAGATCCTTCGCAATTTCCTATTCAAGGTCTGCGGGTGCACCGGAGATTGGTCGATGGCCAACTTTATCGAACGCTCGGTCGAAGATATCCGTAAATTTGTTGGCAAGGAACACGTGGTTCTCGGCCTCAGTGGTGGGGTGGATTCCTCGGTCGCTGCCGCTCTGATCCACAAGGCGATCGGCGACCAGCTGACCTGTGTCTTTGTCGACAATGGCCTCCTGCGCCTTCATGAGCGTGAACAGGTCGAATTGCTCTTCCGTGAGAATTTCTCCATGGACCTTCGCGTAGAGTCCCAGGCGGACCTTTTCCTTGATCGTCTGAAGGGAATTGAGGATCCGGAAGAAAAGCGGAAGAAGATCGGGAATGCTTTTGTCGAGGTCTTCGAGATGGCGATCAAGAAGATCGGCGATGTGACTTTCCTGGCCCAAGGAACGCTTTATCCGGATGTGATTGAGAGCGTTTCGATCGATGGGAATCCAGCTGCCTTGATCAAGAGCCACCACAATGTGGGAGGCTTGCCGGAAAAGATGCGTCTGAAGCTTTTGGAACCTCTCCGGAACCTTTTCAAAGACGAAGTCCGCCTCCTCGGCCGCGAATTGGGCCTGCCGAAAGATGTTCTTTGGCGCCAGCCATTCCCTGGTCCTGGACTCGGGGTGCGGGTGCTCGGTGAGGTGAAGGAAGAGTATCTGGAGATCCTCCGTCGCGCGGATGCGATTCTTCAGGAAGAGATGGTTACTGCTGATTTCTACTACAAGGTATGGCAGAGCTTCTGCGTATTCCTGCCCGTCCGGACCGTCGGGGTTATGGGAGACGAACGCACGTATGATTACGTCGTCGCCCTTCGTATTGTCGAAAGTGCCGATGCCATGACTGCAGATTGGGCGCGTATGCCTCACGATTTGATCCGGAAGATTTCCAATCGTATCATCAATGAGGTCGATGGCGTGAACCGAGTCGTTCTCGATGTGAGCTCCAAGCCACCGAGCACGATCGAGTGGGAGTAA
- a CDS encoding helix-turn-helix domain-containing protein, whose protein sequence is MEDCHKELQNRLRELRHDANLTQEAVSELSGLSYKHYQALEAGRKSDVRLSSLCMIAKAYQVEPWELLYSQKPVLSPAFHRSIRNLKNNRSRQKRD, encoded by the coding sequence TTGGAAGACTGCCACAAAGAACTACAGAATCGCTTGCGGGAATTGCGCCATGACGCCAATTTGACGCAAGAAGCGGTTTCCGAATTGTCCGGACTTAGCTACAAGCACTATCAAGCTTTAGAAGCGGGTCGAAAATCTGACGTACGACTTTCGTCGCTGTGCATGATAGCCAAGGCCTATCAGGTTGAACCATGGGAACTGCTCTATTCCCAGAAACCAGTCCTCTCTCCCGCGTTTCATCGGAGCATTCGAAATCTGAAAAACAATCGATCTCGTCAAAAAAGAGATTGA
- a CDS encoding thrombospondin type 3 repeat-containing protein, protein MRAWLAWSVAGIGSLVFFQAASGLDEDNDGMSDVFSDYYELETGSAGDDSDGDGQTNAVESEWGTDPHDPFEYGISKVERMDEETVRVTIPTVIGKRYRFSISLDLEEWEPIGEEFVGSGGLEHLLIDFPVAGTNRLFWRGVSLGEVDNDLDGLGGYEESLMGTSDELEDSDDDELSDLDEFLAALDPLGGFVDSDLDGFSDDFEIANNMDKDSPDGTAPTVRFLNASQSMNFLEGESYEFRVEASESDLGGIETVEVRMGSKHSPAASISVDNQFSALLSEIDSSEETQVLTARAYGEDGSRGESNDVSVDVAEVERWLSVVRSRSISWYFARRLNGEETDVYNQQYYRGDGILKLKSRDGSEMASVPLQNYDEDVLIIFDDVEENSLILQNSLSGFPLHSTMIWNHFGRDIYGTISYDDDEVEFAIPNGEYRIVEPLRPYPQNDESWKEDMEIMIEISGSEHISYAKERDRFLGERTLVFVYEPARPGSIRAGVGIWRVPDGPRIIATPFRQGTYSSPGARRHFLQNQDEGNLPLRVNDDFDDELSVPDFNDTVLGEEDDDILTINVKLNLRGLTEWDHFEITPSSDKIRLYYRDNAGNPVLMPLDDGSYVSTLIDGNYVASQLKSESGLDFFVEGMEPSDSETVEFRAAEDDGEYAVGGSETVKIGPIFKVELEFVEPQPFFENSDRVFVGNDFQGLFQQPPDKENSVTLDLVMDSAVKQSLLSGLSFEVRVAENSDGDDAADKGAIDTTDFMASNGADPVLYLTPDEEPEDHCEDLEILSPRRFFEIVAKYNGIELATSDKIWVNSRFEYIVNYSEPENQRYDRPIALVRAKYDMPDNLPRYNESLSDDGFVGTHPFLPIPVVLFIELGPSAYENENRLASTWIHENVHLNQGRDIIRKIAAGRTLYEQHVADGSNLSTIPQADKDSITEWIVGESEAYFTEQDNYDETCLNAFDRSTVQDQLDEFSSIYHAMNP, encoded by the coding sequence ATGAGGGCGTGGCTAGCCTGGAGCGTGGCGGGGATCGGAAGTCTCGTGTTCTTTCAAGCTGCGAGTGGTTTGGATGAAGACAATGATGGCATGTCGGACGTATTTTCGGATTACTACGAACTGGAAACGGGATCGGCTGGCGATGACTCCGATGGCGACGGACAAACGAATGCGGTTGAGTCCGAATGGGGAACCGATCCGCATGATCCATTTGAATATGGAATTTCCAAAGTCGAGAGGATGGATGAGGAAACGGTGCGGGTAACGATTCCGACGGTCATCGGAAAGAGATACCGGTTCTCGATTTCTCTGGATCTGGAGGAATGGGAGCCCATCGGTGAAGAGTTTGTTGGTTCCGGCGGATTGGAGCATTTGTTGATCGATTTTCCGGTAGCCGGAACGAACCGGCTGTTTTGGCGGGGCGTATCGCTGGGAGAGGTTGATAACGATCTGGATGGGCTCGGAGGCTATGAGGAAAGTTTGATGGGGACCTCGGACGAACTGGAGGACAGCGACGACGACGAATTGAGCGATCTCGACGAGTTTTTGGCAGCTCTTGATCCTCTGGGAGGATTTGTCGACAGCGATTTGGACGGATTCTCGGATGATTTTGAAATCGCCAATAACATGGATAAGGATTCGCCGGATGGAACGGCCCCAACGGTTCGTTTCCTGAACGCCTCGCAATCTATGAATTTTTTGGAAGGAGAGAGTTACGAATTCAGGGTTGAGGCCAGTGAATCGGATCTCGGGGGCATCGAGACGGTAGAGGTTCGGATGGGGTCGAAGCATTCCCCAGCGGCTTCCATTTCTGTCGATAATCAGTTCTCGGCGCTTCTTTCGGAAATTGATTCTAGTGAAGAAACGCAGGTTCTGACTGCGAGGGCATATGGAGAGGACGGTTCGCGTGGAGAGAGTAATGACGTTTCCGTCGATGTGGCAGAAGTTGAGCGTTGGCTATCGGTTGTCCGATCTCGATCAATTTCTTGGTACTTTGCTCGACGCTTGAACGGAGAAGAGACTGACGTTTACAATCAGCAATATTACAGGGGGGATGGAATTTTAAAATTGAAAAGCCGTGATGGATCCGAAATGGCTTCGGTTCCACTCCAGAATTACGATGAGGATGTCCTGATTATTTTCGACGACGTTGAGGAGAATTCATTGATCTTGCAGAACTCACTCTCTGGATTTCCCCTTCATTCGACAATGATTTGGAATCATTTCGGTCGAGATATTTACGGGACAATCTCATACGATGACGATGAAGTTGAGTTTGCCATACCCAACGGAGAATATCGAATTGTCGAACCCCTACGCCCGTATCCCCAAAACGACGAGTCTTGGAAAGAGGATATGGAGATTATGATCGAGATATCCGGGAGCGAACACATTTCATACGCAAAAGAGAGGGATCGATTTCTCGGTGAGAGAACGCTTGTCTTTGTCTATGAACCGGCACGACCAGGGTCGATTCGAGCGGGAGTCGGAATATGGAGAGTCCCAGACGGTCCCAGAATCATCGCCACACCATTTCGTCAAGGAACCTATTCTTCTCCGGGAGCACGTCGGCATTTTCTGCAAAATCAAGACGAGGGAAATTTACCTCTTCGGGTTAATGACGATTTCGATGACGAACTTTCGGTGCCTGACTTCAACGACACTGTCCTCGGAGAGGAGGACGACGATATTCTCACGATCAATGTGAAACTCAATCTTCGCGGTTTGACGGAGTGGGATCATTTCGAGATCACCCCGTCTTCGGATAAGATCCGACTCTATTACCGGGACAATGCCGGAAATCCCGTGCTCATGCCATTGGACGACGGTTCTTACGTTTCCACCTTGATCGACGGCAACTACGTTGCCAGCCAGTTGAAGAGTGAATCCGGACTGGATTTCTTCGTCGAGGGCATGGAGCCCTCCGATTCCGAGACGGTCGAATTTCGTGCGGCAGAAGATGACGGGGAATACGCCGTGGGCGGGTCAGAAACCGTGAAAATCGGGCCGATCTTCAAGGTGGAACTAGAGTTCGTGGAACCTCAACCATTCTTTGAGAATTCAGACAGGGTCTTTGTTGGAAACGACTTCCAAGGATTGTTCCAGCAGCCACCGGACAAAGAGAATTCAGTGACCCTCGATCTAGTAATGGATAGTGCGGTGAAGCAGTCACTATTGAGTGGATTGAGCTTCGAGGTTCGAGTTGCTGAAAACAGCGATGGCGATGACGCAGCCGACAAAGGAGCGATTGATACAACCGACTTTATGGCATCCAACGGGGCTGATCCCGTTCTCTACCTTACTCCGGACGAAGAGCCCGAAGATCACTGTGAAGATTTAGAAATATTAAGCCCTCGCCGTTTCTTTGAAATCGTCGCGAAATACAACGGCATCGAGTTGGCAACGAGCGACAAGATATGGGTAAACTCGCGGTTCGAATACATTGTAAATTACAGCGAGCCTGAGAATCAGCGCTATGACCGGCCAATTGCCTTAGTTCGTGCTAAGTATGACATGCCAGACAATCTGCCTCGATATAATGAGAGCCTGTCCGATGATGGTTTTGTAGGGACTCATCCGTTTCTTCCGATACCTGTGGTGCTATTTATCGAATTAGGTCCGTCTGCATATGAAAATGAAAACCGCTTGGCATCTACATGGATACACGAGAACGTTCATTTAAACCAAGGTAGGGATATCATAAGGAAGATCGCGGCAGGTAGGACACTTTACGAACAGCATGTTGCGGATGGGAGTAATTTATCGACAATCCCACAAGCAGACAAAGATTCGATCACTGAATGGATCGTGGGTGAAAGCGAAGCTTACTTTACCGAACAAGACAATTACGATGAAACGTGTTTAAATGCTTTTGATCGTAGCACAGTTCAAGATCAACTGGATGAGTTCAGCAGTATCTATCACGCAATGAACCCATAA